The genome window ACCTTTGAATGGAAAGATAGGAACATGTTTACTTTAAACATACAAAAGTCATTAAATTCTGTTGTTTGATATTGATGCAAGTGTGGGGTCAAAAGATCACCCCAAGAGCTTCTCCTTTTGTCCCAGCTACTTGCAAATCAGAATCTTAATCGACCTTTTGTGTTACTTAATAGGTATCTTTGTCAGGTCATCAAAACATAACTACTCCCAGAACTTTCCCAAATTCTAGTGTGTTAAAAACCTATTCAGATCTTAATGCATGATTTGGTTTCTGGAAAGGAATTTTTGGagtttgtttggcaagatgggGGATTTGATTAGTCATAGGTTGAGAATAGTAGAAATTATTGGTTTTCAAGAAACTCAACCACTTGtcaatttaataaacaaatatatttgaagccatattaattaagtaaataacCCACCCAATCAAAGTATTATAATCTATCTGGTCATCTTTAAGCAAAGGAGAACTAGAATGGAAAAATATCCCCCTCCAAACAACCACCGTATATTTTCTGTGTGGATCCGTAACAGTTGTCACAAGTCGCAACAGATAAACTATATTGTAAAAGTCTAAAAGGTGAAGCTCCGATTTGCTTACATTTGagaatcaataatttataaaaaaaatgtcatagcCAACCAACTTGAACAAGAAGCCtttattaatagtattttttcctGTCTTAACGTTCAAAGCCTACATATAGAGGGGGTTTACAAACGTTTCATTCAACGCTCTCTTCatagttctctctctctctctttctcttactCACAGCAGCTTTCTGCTTTCTGTAATTGAGTAATCAACTCTTTTGCCAGGAAGCTAGCTAGCTATGGGTATTGAGATGGAGCAACCCTGTGTGGAGCTTTCAAAAGTTGCAGTTTCTGAAACTCACGGGGAAGATTCCCCTTATTTTGCTGGGTGGAAAACCTATGATGAGAACCCCTATGCTGAATTAACCAATCCCTCAGGAGTTATTCAAATGGGGTTGGCAGAAAATCAAGTAAGTGTACATATAGTTAGAACTTCAAAGTCAacacaagaaaaaatatatatccacTTTAGAATTATTAACTGATGGATTGATATCCTTAACTAATTTGTGGTGCACGCAGGTTTCATTTGATTTGCTTGAAAAGTACTTGGAAGAGCATTCAGAGGCTTCCACATGGGGAAAAGGAGCTCCTGGCTTCAGAGAGAATGCTTTGTTTCAAGACTATCATGGGCTTAAAACCTTCAGAACAGCAATGGCAAGCTTCATGGAACAAGTGAGAGGTGGGAGAGCAAAATTTGACCCTCAAAGAGTAGTACTCACTGCTGGTGCAACTGCAGCCAACGAACTCTTAACCTTCATCCTCGCTAACCCAGGAGATGCTTTACTCGTTCCAACCCCTTACTATCCTGGGTAAGAACAACCTCATTCATTTActttgatactttttttttctattatcatGTTATTGATACAGAATATTCATCGATTTTACCGTTGTCAATGATTAATCTCCCTTAAGAAAGAATTCGGGTGATTATTTTTAGTGAGATTTTTTTCATCCAATCACGTTTTTTCTTCTACTCTCAACTCAAATCCGAGatcttatttaagaaaatcaaatctaataacACTCACACAAACGACTTCTTATTATTTACTCCATTGCTTTACTTTTTCTTTAGCAAATTAAAGAACCATTATTTCTTTAGCAAAAAGAAAGGCATTCATTGGTAAATGATGATAAGTTATACTAAGAacaatttggatttttttttttacagatttgATAGAGATTTAAGGTGGAGAACTGGGGTAAACATAGTTCCCATCCACTGTGACAGCTCAAACAACTTCCAGATTACTCCTGAAGCCTTAGAGGCAGCATACAAAGATGCAGAAGCCATGAACTCCAAAGTGAGGGGAGTGCTAATCACAAACCCTTCAAACCCATTAGGTGTAACGATTCCACTTTCGGTTCTTGAGGAGATTCTTGACTTCGTGACTCGCAAGAACATCCATCTTGTCTCAGACGAAATCTACTCGGGCTCGGTTTTCTCTTCCTCGGAGTTCTTCACAAGCGTGGCAGAAGTCCTCGAGGCTCGCCAATACAGAAACGCTGAGAGAGTTCACATTGTCTATAGTCTCTCCAAAGACCTTGGCCTTCCTGGTTTCAGAGTTGGCACCATTTACTCATACAACGACAAGGTTGTGACCACGGCGAGAAGAATGTCGAGTTTCACCTTAATATCTTCTCAGACACAGCACTTGTTGGCTTCTATGCTGTCGGATAAGGAGTTCACCGAGAACTACATAAAGACCAACAGAGAGAGgctgaggaagaggaaccaAATGATCATTGAAGGGTTGAGAAGTGCGGGGATTGAGTGCTTGAAGGGGAATGCAGGGTTGTTTTGCTGGATGAATCTAAGTCCACTTTTGGAGAAGAATAAGCCAAAAGGAAGGGAAGGTGAATTGGAGCTTTGGAATGCTATTCTGCATCAAGTTAAGCTCAATATCTCTCCAGGCTCTTCTTGCCATTGTTCTGAACCAGGTTGGTTCAGGGTCTGCTTTGCAAACATGAGTGAGCAAACGCTGGAAATTGCATTGCAAAGAATACGTCACTTCGTGGAACGAATAAGGACAGAAAAAGTCTTTTTTTGATTTTACtggacaaaaattatttttttttaattcgtgAAAATCAAAGAGATAATGCGAGAAAATTTACCGTAACTCACGTTTAAAAGACCAGAAGCATTAttgttgatattattattattattattattatttctcctacttaatcaatttatttatatttctcttttgtttttttttcaaatggttATTTAGACTGGCCATTTTGATAAATTCTTTATTCGGGTGCATGACAGCGAACCCGAAATTCGATCATATCCTAGGAAAGCATATAGTACTGTGTAAAGCTGATTCAACTTAAGCGTATCTATCCTTGTTTGCTTGCTTTAATTACTTAAGCAAGTTCCCTTAGGAATATCCTTTTTGTATCAGTATGATTATTAAAGTGAATTACCAATAATAATGAAGCAAATCtttgtcattaaattattaatcctTTGACTCAGTACTACCagtttcttttaatatatatcattGACTCAGAGTTGGAGTTTTTGAAGTACGTATAATTAACATCTACAGCTAGCAAAAGACCAAAACCTCTAGCTAGTTTTTAGCTTCATGACAAGGTTGGAATAATATTTAAGCAATAAACTCCTCACTTAACTTCTGGTTTCAAAGTTGATACGTGTTATCATGGTCTTTTCATGCTTAATTGGGTAATCTGACTTGATTAATTAAGACACAATTAATTATAGCATTAGTACTACTTTGCTTTCTGGTTTTTAGTGTCGGGTTTGTAATGTTCTTAAACAGGGAATGGCCCACCACGTGATATTCCTTCTGATTGAGATCACACGTACTACGTTCAGGGTAGATATATTGACTAATAAGATGGTTCCATTATATTAATATGTAGCCCCTTAGCCTCACCACCAAACTTAGAGCCCACGATAAGTTTCATATATAGTTTAAtacactagtttttttttttaaccagtGCCATGCAAGGACTATATGGAGACTTTATacactaataaaaaatagattaaaagatAGTTttgttgtttctattttttcaaatttgtaattttaggtCTTGTTTGGGAtaattttctgcttctaattttgaaattattaaaaactaaattcacagttatttttttaaagtttaaataaattagtCCTTTACTAGATATATTATCTGAAACGGAAactataaacaaaataatgattGATGAAATTAAGCAAATGGCAAAACTACCCCCTTCGAACAACATCACTACTGCATCCACTTGCGTCTTCGCTGGGCACTGATCCCATAGACGATGCTGACCCCAAGAAGCTACCATTGCTCACTAATAAACTGCATTACAAAATGagaatttctatttctattatgAGATTTAGGTATTCCTTCCTACAACAATTTACAATGATCTCATTAAGATTTAAACTTAtgacttcatatatatatatatatatattcatcttcATCATTAGACCGACTTTAGTAGATTATTCAACTTTAATGTTACGAATACAGTTTGATACACATTACAAATGTACTCACTAATTTCGTTTAAGCCTTTATttagtattaataaaaatagaagaaaaagaaaaggaaagaaaagaagagaaagatgaggTCTTCCTTCGTTTGGTTCTTTAGTTAGAAAGGAATAAGagaataacattttaaattaaaaggacaaaaatatctttaatgtAGCATACATCATTCGTCATGCATCCAtctaaataagtaaaaaaaaaaaaaactaaatataagGAAGGGAGGAGTGCAATGGAATGGAATGGGTTGTTGGTAACAATAACAATATCTGAGGGATGGTTTGGTAATTTTGGTATGTCTTGCAACCAAACATAATAACAAAGCAACCAACATAAGAAGAGAAGAGACAGGGGAGGAGGCACTTGAAGGTCAACCATCGACCACCCTTTCCTTTTAATTCTTCCCACAAACATGTCACGCGCCGCTGCTTCATTCGGAATTCTCCTCTGTCTGTTCCTTGCCGCCGCCGCCGTCGTCAACTGCTCCGATCAGGCAAACTGCAGCACCACATGCATTGCGGAGCAATGCGACAGTAAGAtattctattaattaatttaattaattttcttatctacaaatattaattgataatttattagtttttgttagaaaaAGGGATGAAACCTGCGACTTTTTCATCTTTCTTAATCATTCAGCCAACCTTATatctttgaattaatttaattagttgagTTGATGGTAAGGTAGcaaagattgattgaattaaTATGtgtttttgattaaaattaaatcagcTATTGGAATCAAATATGGCAAGTATTGCGGGGTGGGGTACTGGGGTTGTGCTGGCGAGAAACCATGCGATGATCTTGATGCTTGCTGCATGGCCCATGACGACTGCGTTGACAAATTCGGTATTTTTCCCAAACCCATTTTACACatcaaatttatttgtatttccTCATTGTTTGGTTTATGTTATTGAATTCTCTAGTGCTTGTGTTTATGTCTTTTGATGAgtctaaatttcttttattctttggtTCATCTTGTGTTGAATTGAATCAATTTATGTAAATTGTTCCAATGGCCGGGAAACCAATTGTCGGTGTGTAATGGGGATACTTGAAAGAGCTTGTTGGGTATCCcacacgaaaaaaaaaaaaaaaaaccctcatGTTCTTTTTACTTTTAGATGGAATATATGGCTCGCTGATTTAAATTTGTTGTAGTTGTTATTGAAGTTGCAAGCATCGGTCCCTTTATTTCCTTAATTGACCAAAAAGTGATGATACATATACAACCATATTTTGTATACACTTAACAAGTactttttcatttctctctatCTCTATTACTTATAAAACTTACACTTTTTTCACTTTATCTTTCTCTTACTAGGTATACCATCACTTGTTTACTAAATCTGTACTCAACTATTTGTTTTCATAAAAAGtcatacattttaattattttttgtagtgTTTCAATTTCCATTGTGTTTTGCTAAAAGGGATCAAAGGGAATGTCTTCCTTTTACATTATTGAGGATTAAGGTggtatttaaataagtttttccacaaacatttataaaaaaataacaagaagaaaaatcaaacaaatttctcccacaaactaaaattaatttatgcgtaagttaaaactaattttttttgaataagtTATATGATTTtagctttttcaaaaaaactaattttaaaattggtttCCCATTGGAACAATTATCTAGAGACATGccctttgatttaaaaaaaatacaaaatcaaaagtTAGAGTGagcaacattttaattttaaggatCAAAACAGAGATTAATTACTCAAGAAATATACACGTACTGTGGAAGCTGaaagtttaattattatgtCAGAAAATCTATGAATGAAAAGGCCATCCATTACTAGTAAGGCAGTAAATGTGTTATGTGGAAACGCCCATCCGgtcaaaattatcaatttctacatattttcttttgagaaaaaatgttatatactaagttttatataattatttaattataatacattatatatgataagtttattaacttttaaaataattatcttaaaataattcaaataataatttataattaaataatattatgaaattattttatattattagtgcaTATGCATTAAATTCTTTTCTATTAGcttgttttgtttctcttgaGAAGATTGCTTAAGAGTTAGACTAACCAAATTTGGATTTACGTACATGCAGGAATGACTCATGTGAAATGTCATAAGAAATTAAAGAATTGCCTAACCAGGGAACTGAAATCTGGTAAGGTTGGATTTTCCAAGGAGTGTCCCTACAGCAGAGCTGCACCTACGATGATAAGAGGCATGGACTTGGCCATCTTGCTAAGCCAATTGGGTGACTCCGTTCCTCATTAACAAACTGAAATTAAACCCTCTTGATATGTAATCTTTACTTACTCCTTCCCCATcaacaaacttctcttgattcattCATTTGGGAAATTAAGTTGATCTTATATATGATCCTGTGTTGGA of Glycine soja cultivar W05 chromosome 1, ASM419377v2, whole genome shotgun sequence contains these proteins:
- the LOC114407347 gene encoding 1-aminocyclopropane-1-carboxylate synthase 7-like translates to MGIEMEQPCVELSKVAVSETHGEDSPYFAGWKTYDENPYAELTNPSGVIQMGLAENQVSFDLLEKYLEEHSEASTWGKGAPGFRENALFQDYHGLKTFRTAMASFMEQVRGGRAKFDPQRVVLTAGATAANELLTFILANPGDALLVPTPYYPGFDRDLRWRTGVNIVPIHCDSSNNFQITPEALEAAYKDAEAMNSKVRGVLITNPSNPLGVTIPLSVLEEILDFVTRKNIHLVSDEIYSGSVFSSSEFFTSVAEVLEARQYRNAERVHIVYSLSKDLGLPGFRVGTIYSYNDKVVTTARRMSSFTLISSQTQHLLASMLSDKEFTENYIKTNRERLRKRNQMIIEGLRSAGIECLKGNAGLFCWMNLSPLLEKNKPKGREGELELWNAILHQVKLNISPGSSCHCSEPGWFRVCFANMSEQTLEIALQRIRHFVERIRTEKVFF
- the LOC114407356 gene encoding probable phospholipase A2 homolog 1; the encoded protein is MSRAAASFGILLCLFLAAAAVVNCSDQANCSTTCIAEQCDTIGIKYGKYCGVGYWGCAGEKPCDDLDACCMAHDDCVDKFGMTHVKCHKKLKNCLTRELKSGKVGFSKECPYSRAAPTMIRGMDLAILLSQLGDSVPH